A single region of the Arthrobacter sp. PAMC25564 genome encodes:
- the sepF gene encoding cell division protein SepF, protein MAGALRKTMIYLGLADGDEHYESENHTSHKDEDNSMEDDREERRAPAPVREALREEPYAAEEEYRAPVTPIKRAASGREETTGLRQITTIHPRSYNDAKLIGESFRDGIPVIMNVTDMGEADAKRLVDFSAGLVFGLRGSIERVTNKVFLLSPSYVEVIGDDKKISETQASFFNQS, encoded by the coding sequence ATGGCCGGCGCTCTGCGCAAGACAATGATCTATCTTGGGCTCGCTGATGGCGACGAACACTATGAGTCCGAGAACCACACATCGCACAAGGATGAGGACAATTCCATGGAGGACGACCGCGAGGAACGCCGTGCACCGGCGCCCGTCCGCGAAGCCCTCAGGGAAGAGCCCTACGCCGCTGAAGAGGAATACCGCGCACCAGTGACACCCATCAAGCGAGCGGCATCGGGCCGCGAAGAGACCACCGGACTCCGGCAGATCACCACGATCCACCCGCGGTCCTACAATGACGCCAAACTCATTGGTGAAAGCTTCCGTGACGGCATCCCCGTCATCATGAACGTCACAGACATGGGTGAAGCCGACGCGAAACGACTCGTGGATTTCTCCGCTGGCCTCGTCTTCGGACTCCGGGGCAGCATCGAACGGGTGACGAACAAGGTGTTCCTGCTGTCGCCGTCGTACGTTGAGGTCATCGGCGATGACAAGAAGATCAGCGAAACGCAGGCCTCCTTCTTCAACCAGAGCTAG